GCTTCATGCACTAACACTTTATCCGATGCAACTTCTAGCACATCCTcaacaaacaaagcataagtACTCACCTGAAACAACAGCAAGCATATACAAAcatgaattttgaagttgacacaTATTCCGTAAAAATACCCATCAAGACCCCACACGCACGCATGCACGCACAGGGGCCTGGGCACACGTAGAACACTCAGTTTGCAAGATCAAAAGGAATGCTTCACATACCAAACTTGATGGAATGATTGAGATACCGAATGAATCAAGCTCGAGGGACTCGAGAGCCCCTGAATTAACATTAAATGTGTAACCTCTGACCTAGCAAATAACAAAAGGAAGTTACTTAAGAAAGATAACACTTGTGATGACATGCTGTAGCTCCTGCAAACATAGCTATAAAAAAGATATAACTAGTGTAAATTATCATTATACCTTGCCAATACTTCTTCTGCCAGGAGTTACAACTTCATACCCTACCTAACAGAAATAGAAAGCTCTTAATAGCAAACTTATGCATAAGCTCCTGAAACAAGCAAGCAACTGATGCAGAAAAATAACAGTTTTCAGGTACAGAATTCATGTTCCCTTAGTATTGCACGCTTGTCAATAGCCAACCAAAACTCCACCATCCATTTTATATGTGCATATGATGAGTTGATCGACTATGTTTTGTGCACCTTTCTCCGGAACATGTCAATTTTACAAGGAGAATTTAACCGAACACGTCGTCAAACCTCATTCAGACCTTCCTTAGACAAGTGCCATAACAAGTCAAGCACTACTTATGcagataaataatttgaaaatcaagagaaaaagaaactctaGCGTACAGAAACATACCAATGTCTCCAGCCCCACCATTTTCAACTCATTCTCCATTACCCTCTCATTCTCAACAAGCACAACATCACCTACCTGCCACAAAACTTTGGGCAATATTAACCATCAAAAAAACTACTCAAGCAAGAAATTGAGGGCCATAATATATCAAACGCCTCAGACTCACTGACAAATATATCAAATATGTCCATAGTCAAATTTACTCCATATAACTACCAAGCAACGACTCTGGATAACTGCTAAGCAAATTGGTGGaaccttaaattttttaatgatatatgtCACAACAACGAACGTCTCACTATTCCACAGAGTAAATGCATGCATCCACCTTAATGATTTGCAGACAAAAGGGAAATGCAAGGTTACTCAGTAAAGAAAAAGTGCAAAACAAAAAAGCACCTGGCAGacatcttcaagaagaaatctCTCTGAATCACCAGAAAGCAAATTCGGCCTCACTTCCACAATCACGACGTTCCACTAGtccaaagaaaaatctcatattaAAGATGACAATCTCCAATTCCCATAAGCGATGCAATGTGTCCTTATAGCATATGAGAATAATCAAGACTGCAAATGAACCTGATTCTTCCCTTAATCACTGGTTTTCCAATGGATACTCCATTATTAAGTGATTGCAAGGCAAACTTGACTTGAAGGCTGATTAAGTAGTACAATCAAGTGCGAAAGCAAATGCGTTCACTTAGGTACATCTCTATCTTCCTCCAACTATCGAATAAATTTAGATAACTACAAATAAGATaccaaatgcaaaaaataaataaatgcacagACCAACATGACATTTACTATTATCTGTCTTATTAGCTTTTTGTTGAAGTGGTTCGCTCTGATGGACTCGAATTGAATACCAGTAAACTCCAGTAGTTGGTAAATAAAGACAACACTTTTAAGCCTTCTTTACAATTCATAGTCACCTGCTAAGGCACAACCCACCTAGATCTTTCAATGAATAATCTCCAGCAGGCACGAGAGATTTTGCTTCCCACAACAGATAACAGAAAAACTACAAGAACCAAGATGAATACTAGTAAACTCCAGGAGTTGGTATATAAAGATAACACTTTTAAGCCTTCCTTAACATTCATAGTCACCTGCTAAAGCACAACCCTCCTAGATTTTTCAATGGATAATCTTCTGCAGGCAGAGAGATTTTGCTTCCCACAACAGAGCAGAAAACTACAAGAACCAAGATGAATACTAGTAAACTCCGGGAGTTGGTATATAAAGACAACACTTTTAAGCTTTCATTAACGTTCAAAGTCACCTGCTACAACACAACccacctaaatttttcaatggaCAATCTTCTGCAGGCACGCGAGGTTTTGCTACACGAACCAAGATGAAGAATTCCGTCACTTACCGAGGCGGTATCCACCCAGAGCTGAGAGACGAACCCCAAGCCAAGAGCAGATTCGACGCTGATCACTTGCTTCGCCACCATGCTCGATCGCCTCATCACCTGTCGCCCACTCCTCACCCTCAATTTACTCTCTGATTCCTCTTCCCTCAACGCGACGCCGgcatcgccgccgtcgccgcttaggagcacctcctcctcttccacCCCGGACCGCGCCGGCATGTCGGCGCCCAAGTTTCCGCCTTCCGCCGCATCACTCCCGCCGCTCCCACTTCCCTCCCTCGATCCCGCGCCGCCGCCTCGGTCCGTCTCCAGCTCGAACCGCTCCTCCCCGTCGTCCTTGAGCCCTAGCCGGCCGTAAAACTCGCGGTCCCGGGAACCGAAGTCCGCGCCCTCCCGGGGGCGCCGCCGGCCGACTTGGCCGCCGGATGCCCGGCGTGCGGCGGGTTTCTGAAGGTAAGAGGACGGCGGGTCGCGAACCGCCGGGCCCTCGGCGTCGGGAAGGAGGCGGTCGAGGCTAGCTTGCGGTTCCCGGGGAGGAgcgacggcggaggaggaggaggcgacgGGACGCAGTCGCACATGGTGGAACGCCGAGCGCTCGAACCTCAACGACTGTGGCGGGACATCATCGTCATTGGTCGTCCTGTGCCGCTGcaatgggagagagagagagagagaagccgagAAGATAATATCCACGTGTCACTGCGTCGGCGCTTCACGGAGAAAAGAATCGAAGTAATATTTTCTAGGTGATGAACGATTCCTTCATTTTGAAGAATGACCGACGAGTAATTTTCTCATTAGTTTCCGGGAAAATTTTTCTGATGAGAAGGATAAATTAAAGAGAACGACAAGAAAAGTCATTTCCGTGAAGAGATATTATTATATTGTACGAGCGTAATTAATGTTTATGATAATATTACGCTTGCTATTGTACATGATAAGATGGCCTGACAGTAAAAAGACATCCTTTGCAAACATTGATTGTGTGGTATAAAGAAGCTGCACCGGAGAtgcatttctcttttatattattaGTTCACCGAATTCGACCTGGAACCGGTTTGTCCGGATCCGTTTTCCAGCACGCCGTGGTGACAAGATTCACTACAATTCGTGGCGACACTGAAAAAACTACCGAGTAGCTCGACTGCCGCATGCCGGAGGAAAAACATCCGACCCACACGACCTTATCGTACAGAGGACTTGAGTTTTGCCCATGTCATCAGGATGATTCCTGCAACACTGCCTTACCTGAACATTGAACTCGATTTCTTAAGATTCGCGATCACAAGACCGGAGAGCCGAGCCGATATCAGAGACATGCAGAGAGCCAACGGGTACAGGCAGCGAGTAGAAGAAGACTGGACCAGTATTCCTTTTATGCACCATGAATTATATCTTAGGACCTGCTCGTAAATGAGAAAGCTCCTGGCTTTACAAAATCTGTACATGATAAGCAGGAAAGAGAATTTAATGTAGAAGTGAACGCAAAACAATGGCCAATGAATGAGCGGCGATGTTCGCACTTACATCATTTGCCAACTTCCTATTTTCTCGAGCTCAGTTTCGAAAGAACCGCAGCCGCTTGGTCGCCtcctaataaaaaataaggatGCCTGAGGGCGGCTGCGGCCGATAATCTTCCCCTTCTCAGGAAACCTCTCTCTGAGATGAGCTTCGTGGCCAGGTCCCAACCTCTTCCCGAGTCGAGCTCAAGAATTGTCAAGTCGGGCCTCAATCTCGTGTAGTCTTTCCATTTATTCAAGTCGTATTTAACTGCCTTGATTTcagaattgaaatttttcaggCCTGAGGAGGTCCTCAAGGTTGGGATCGCCATTTGCAGGAGAACGATTCCAGCAGAGTACATGTCAAACAGATCAGGACTGTTCAGCTGCAAATACAGCACAAACCGTAATTTAGCATTTCAAACAGAAAATGGTTGATATTTCGGGCTCATCTGAGCTCGCAATCAGAACATATCCAAGCATAAAATACTTAATATCTTCTTGCCCCATCAAAGCTCCAAAGAAGCGAATGGGTACTCCCCATCTAGTTAACCAACAAAGAAAACTAGCTACGACAAAAAATTGACGTGAAAATAAGATTTATGCTCTCAATATTTCCTTTACAGTAGTAATTTCCTTTTAGACTGAAACAATTCTCATTCTAATTCATTAGGATTATTCAatgtcaaatatttcaaattaacCGATGGAAACCTTGTCCAGAAAGCTGAAAGCATCGTTGATGAACTAGAAAGACGATAACAAACAcctttctctttcatttgaTACTCGACAAGTCATAACCTACTCAGCAGAACAGCAGTTACCTGCCACAGGATGGGGGAAAAAAAGGCAGCAACTGGCTCTGGAGGTGGACTTGGAGTTTCCTCCGGAAGTACATAAAGTTCGGGGGGACAATAATCAGGATCAAGCAACCCGCGATTTGGCACAAAGTTCTTGCCAATACGAAGGTCTGTGGCTGCCCCAAAATCAATGAGCTTAATCTGCCCTTTCTTTGTCACAACCAAGTTGGCTGGCTTTACATCCCGATGGACAATGCCAGTATCATGAATCTTC
The sequence above is drawn from the Eucalyptus grandis isolate ANBG69807.140 chromosome 11, ASM1654582v1, whole genome shotgun sequence genome and encodes:
- the LOC104425121 gene encoding uncharacterized protein LOC104425121 isoform X1 encodes the protein MPARSGVEEEEVLLSGDGGDAGVALREEESESKLRVRSGRQVMRRSSMVAKQVISVESALGLGFVSQLWVDTASWNVVIVEVRPNLLSGDSERFLLEDVCQVGDVVLVENERVMENELKMVGLETLVGYEVVTPGRRSIGKVRGYTFNVNSGALESLELDSFGISIIPSSLVSTYALFVEDVLEVASDKVLVHEAAAARLQRLTKGWWGAQKVGKSFNEVEEYYDLEEDGLANDRRTRREFRRRRSRPKSRENQDDLDLPMDFL
- the LOC104425121 gene encoding uncharacterized protein LOC104425121 isoform X2: MPARSGVEEEEVLLSGDGGDAGVALREEESESKLRVRSGRQVMRRSSMVAKQVISVESALGLGFVSQLWVDTASWNVVIVEVRPNLLSGDSERFLLEDVCQVGYEVVTPGRRSIGKVRGYTFNVNSGALESLELDSFGISIIPSSLVSTYALFVEDVLEVASDKVLVHEAAAARLQRLTKGWWGAQKVGKSFNEVEEYYDLEEDGLANDRRTRREFRRRRSRPKSRENQDDLDLPMDFL